A genomic region of Lytechinus pictus isolate F3 Inbred chromosome 2, Lp3.0, whole genome shotgun sequence contains the following coding sequences:
- the LOC129254874 gene encoding thioredoxin reductase 2, mitochondrial-like — MAGFQAAKSCVLLSRNSLLRSKCHQRLRVLKVKRWLSCSSYSLGSSYDYDLAVIGGGSGGLACAKEAAGFDKKVIVLDYVDPSPQGTKWGLGGTCVNVGCIPKKLLHHASLLRESMHDAKHYGWQVPDEVHLSWSTLVGGIQGHVKSLNWGHRVQLKDKNVEYVNGKGSFIDEHTVKVKMKDGKETQLSAANIVLATGGRPKYPDKVPGAMEYGITSDDIFSLKTPPGRSLVIGGSYVALECAGFLHGLGFPTTVMVRSICLRGFDQQMSRLVTDHMEASGIQFLWQQVPENVAKNQDGSLNVKWRSGQGQEGQGEFDTVMFAVGRQPETTQLGLDNTRIQLSAGGKVIESEEQSPVSHIHAIGDILEGGIELTPVAIRAGKLLAQRLFGQGTERMDYEQVATTVFTPLEYSSVGLSEELAIERYGEKHIEVYHAFYKPLEYAVSNRSAEQCYIKAVCQAEGSQRIIGLHITGPGAGEIMQGFALAVKMGASYNQLSSTVGIHPTCAEEVVKLHITKRSGLDPTVTGC; from the exons ATGGCTGGATTTCAAGCCGCAAAGAGTTGTGTCCTACTCAGTAGGAATTCATTGCTTAGAAGTAAATGTCATCAAAGATTAAGAGTACTAAAAGTAAAACGATGGCTAAGCTGCAGCTCTTATTCATTAG GTTCATCTTATGATTACGATCTAGCAGTTATTGGTGGAGGATCTGGTGGCTTAGCATGTGCAAAAGAGG CTGCTGGTTTTGATAAAAAGGTAATTGTCCTAGACTATGTAGACCCATCACCTCAAG GAACAAAATGGGGCCTTGGAGGAACTTGTGTAAATGTTGGCTGCATTCCAAAGAAATTACTTCACCATGCTTCACTTCTCAGAGAGTCTATGCATGATGCTAAACATTATGGATGGCAAGTTCCAGATGAAGTTCATTTATCATG gtctaCTTTAGTAGGTGGTATACAAGGTCATGTGAAGTCACTGAATTGGGGTCACAGAGTTCAACTCAAAGACAA GAATGTTGAATATGTGAATGGAAAAGGTTCTTTTATTGATGAACACACGGTGAAGGTCAAGATGAAAGATGGAAAAGAG ACCCAATTATCAGCTGCAAACATAGTCCTTGCTACCGGAGGGAGACCCAAATACCCAGATAAG GTACCTGGTGCAATGGAGTATGGCATTACTAGTGATGACATTTTTTCTCTTAAAACTCCCCCAGGAAGGAG CTTGGTGATTGGTGGAAGCT ATGTTGCTTTAGAGTGTGCTGGTTTCCTCCATGGTCTTGGCTTCCCTACGACAGTAATGGTACGGTCCATCTGCCTCCGGGGATTTGATCAG CAAATGTCCAGGCTTGTAACTGACCATATGGAAGCTAGTGGAATCCAGTTCCTATGGCAACAGGTCCCAGAGAACGtagcaaaaaatcaagatgGCAGCTTGAATGTCAAGTGGAGGTCAGGCCAAGGCCAGGAAGGTCAAGGAGAATTTGACACTGTCATGTTTGCTGTCG GTAGACAACCAGAGACTACCCAACTTGGCCTGGACAACACCAGGATTCAACTCTCGGCAGGAGGAAAGGTCATTGAGTCAGAAGAACAGTCTCCGGTCTCTCATATACATGCTATTGGAGATATTCTTGAG gGTGGAATAGAGCTAACTCCAGTAGCTATCAGAGCTGGAAAGCTTTTAGCACAAAGATTGTTTGGCCAAGGCACTGAACGTATGGACTATGAACAG GTAGCCACTACAGTGTTCACTCCGTTAGAATACAGCAGCGTGGGTCTCTCAGAAGAGTTGGCTATAGAACGATATGGTGAAAAACATATAGAA GTTTATCATGCCTTTTATAAACCACTTGAGTATGCAGTATCAAATAGGTCAGCTGAACAGTGTTATATTAAG GCTGTTTGTCAAGCAGAAGGTAGTCAGAGAATCATTGGCCTCCACATCACTGGACCTGGTGCAGGGGAGATTATGCAAGGGTTTGCATTGGCTGTCAA AATGGGAGCTTCATACAATCAGCTGTCTTCAACTGTTGGTATTCATCCCACCTGTGCTGAAGAAGTAGTCAAGCTTCACATCACTAAGAGGTCTGGTCTTGACCCCACGGTCACAGGTTGctga